A single region of the Vicia villosa cultivar HV-30 ecotype Madison, WI linkage group LG4, Vvil1.0, whole genome shotgun sequence genome encodes:
- the LOC131598614 gene encoding uncharacterized protein LOC131598614: MNSEDLWSLSWKCFKALNTKKGQPRHTMWLTTPYPEECQDTKDMPKASYQGDPISPYLFVILMEYLLRCLHHMQLDPKFNHHSKCQKLQLTNLMFSDDVLLLSRGDTLSVELLLTAFTKFLNSTGVQTNKTKSNLYFGAVPNDVKDNIFNLTGFKEGGLPFKYLGVPISCKKLASHHYMDLIEKILLRIRHWTAKLLSYAGRLQLIKSVSFAIVNYWLACFPIPKNVISKIDVICRSYLWTGKDSISCKSLMA; this comes from the coding sequence ATGAACTCAGAAGATCTGTGGTCATTATCATGGAAATGCTTCAAAGCATTAAACACCAAGAAGGGTCAACCCCGACACACTATGTGGTTAACAACCCCATACCCTGAAGAGTGCCAAGACACTAAGGACATGCCTAAAGCCAGTTATCAAGGGGACCCCATTTCGCCTTACCTCTTTGTCATTCTCATGGAGTACCTGCTAAGATGTTTGCATCATATGCAACTAGATCCGAAGTTCAACCATCACTCTAAATGTCAGAAACTGCAGCTTACTAACCTTATGTTTTCAGATGATGTGTTGCTATTGTCCAGAGGTGATACTTTGTCAGTGGAGCTTCTACTAACAGCCTTTACCAAGTTTTTGAATTCCACAGGTGTGCAAACTAACAAGACTAAAAGTAACCTTTACTTTGGAGCTGTTCCTAATGATGTGAAAGATAATATCTTTAATCTGACTGGATTCAAAGAGGGTGGCCTCCCTTTTAAATACCTCGGTGTGCCCATATCTTGCAAAAAGCTAGCTTCACACCATTACATGGACCTTATAGAGAAGATTCTGCTTAGAATTAGGCACTGGACTGCAAAATTATTATCCTATGCTGGCAGATTGCAGTTAATCAAAAGTGTTTCTTTTGCTATTGTGAATTACTGGCTGGCTTGTTTCCCTATCCCAAAAAATGTTATCAGCAAGATTGATGTTATATGTAGGTCTTATCTTTGGACTGGCAAGGATAGTATCAGCTGTAAAAGCCTTATGGCTTGA